The Halobacterium litoreum genome includes a region encoding these proteins:
- a CDS encoding DUF357 domain-containing protein, whose amino-acid sequence MPADLHEKMDRYEGLLAEALAEAEPVAPEGTPLDDAAAEYEEMARSYLDDGRHFKEHDDPVNALAAFSYGHAWLDAGARIGLFDVPESGHLFTV is encoded by the coding sequence ATGCCCGCCGACCTCCACGAGAAGATGGACCGCTACGAGGGACTGCTCGCCGAGGCGCTCGCCGAGGCCGAACCGGTCGCCCCCGAGGGGACGCCGCTGGACGACGCCGCAGCCGAGTACGAGGAGATGGCGCGCTCCTACCTCGACGACGGGCGGCACTTCAAGGAACACGACGACCCCGTGAACGCGCTCGCCGCGTTCTCCTACGGGCACGCGTGGCTGGACGCCGGCGCGCGCATCGGCCTGTTCGACGTGCCCGAGTCCGGCCACCTGTTCACCGTCTGA
- a CDS encoding ArsR/SmtB family transcription factor, producing the protein MEAALWYVLTGTRGGPNRVRLLRAVNERPRNANQLAEDLDLDYKTVRHHLEVLVDNDIVESSGDDYGAVYLPTDRARTHWETVEDIIEEVD; encoded by the coding sequence ATGGAGGCCGCGCTCTGGTACGTGTTGACCGGGACGCGAGGCGGACCCAACCGGGTGCGTCTCCTGCGTGCCGTGAACGAGCGGCCGCGAAACGCGAACCAGCTCGCAGAGGACTTAGACCTCGACTACAAGACGGTTCGTCACCACCTAGAGGTGCTCGTGGACAACGACATCGTGGAGTCGAGTGGCGACGACTACGGGGCGGTCTACCTGCCGACCGACAGGGCGCGCACGCACTGGGAGACGGTCGAAGACATCATCGAGGAGGTCGACTAA
- a CDS encoding DUF7282 domain-containing protein, with amino-acid sequence MRQRIQALALALVVVASAFAVGPTTAAADGAATSNHASVTFDAQTSGGYTVTVDSVTLEDGGFVTIHDASVTEGDVLASVVGSSDYLEAGTHENVTVRLDQPVSEDATLVAMPHKDTDGDRVYEFVSTSGGADGPYTADGSAVVDTADVTVSASVSMSDQPTDGNTIVLDRVELSESGFVAVHDSTVLDGAVFDSVVGHSEYLEAGVHENVRVTLDEEVGNETLIPMSHMDTNDDQSYSFVESDGANDGPFTNMAGDAVVTTASVTAAQEASATFDAQTSGGNAVVVDSVFVPEGGFVTMHDATVTEGAVFDSVRGTSDYLEPGLHRNVVVRLDSPLNETGALVAMPHMDTDGDQTYDFVSSEGGDDGPYTADGGAVVDSGEVTVSASVAYDTQESDGNTVTIDRVDLSEPGFVAIHDPSVGAGEVFDSVLGHSAYLEAGVHTDVTVTLDEAANESQTLVAMPHMDTDGDGNYTFVESEGGADGPFTANGGAVVDAGNTIVTANVVASNQDSDGTTVTVDSVTLADGGFVTIHDASVTEGEVFESVRGTSDYLAPGTHENVTIELDSALSGDATVVPMAHMDTDGDQTYDFVSSDGADDGPYTAAGSPVVTTAMLDLPATASVTFDDQSSMSDRVTVQEATLSEGGFVVIHASDDGAPGEVLGHTAYLEAGTHEDLDIQLMSEISGETELIAMAHVDSDGDRTYEFPDADGPYTMDGSAVVDAGTVSVGSMDTTEMTETTEMMDETTADDDESGGDTPGFGVAVALVAVLGAALLALRE; translated from the coding sequence ATGCGGCAACGCATCCAGGCACTGGCGTTAGCACTCGTGGTCGTGGCCTCCGCGTTCGCGGTGGGGCCGACGACCGCGGCGGCCGACGGGGCCGCGACATCGAATCACGCGTCGGTGACGTTCGACGCGCAGACGAGCGGCGGCTACACCGTCACCGTCGACTCGGTGACACTCGAAGACGGCGGTTTCGTCACGATACACGACGCCTCCGTCACTGAGGGCGACGTACTCGCGAGCGTCGTCGGGTCCTCCGACTACCTCGAAGCGGGCACGCACGAGAACGTCACCGTGCGCCTCGACCAGCCCGTGAGCGAGGACGCGACGCTCGTCGCGATGCCTCACAAGGACACCGACGGCGACCGCGTCTACGAGTTCGTCTCCACCAGCGGCGGCGCGGACGGCCCGTACACCGCCGACGGGAGCGCCGTCGTGGACACGGCGGACGTCACCGTCTCGGCGTCCGTCTCGATGAGCGACCAGCCGACTGACGGCAACACCATCGTCCTCGACCGCGTCGAACTCTCCGAATCCGGGTTCGTCGCCGTCCACGACTCGACGGTGCTCGACGGCGCCGTCTTCGACAGCGTCGTCGGCCACAGCGAGTACCTCGAAGCGGGCGTCCACGAGAACGTCCGCGTCACGCTCGACGAGGAAGTCGGCAACGAGACGCTGATTCCGATGTCGCACATGGACACGAACGACGACCAGTCGTACTCGTTCGTGGAGAGCGACGGCGCGAACGACGGACCGTTCACGAACATGGCCGGTGACGCCGTCGTCACCACCGCGTCCGTGACCGCCGCACAGGAGGCGTCCGCGACGTTCGACGCCCAGACCAGCGGCGGGAACGCGGTCGTCGTGGACTCCGTGTTCGTGCCGGAAGGCGGGTTCGTCACGATGCACGACGCCACCGTCACCGAGGGCGCCGTCTTCGACAGCGTCCGCGGCACGAGCGACTACCTCGAACCCGGCCTCCACCGGAACGTCGTGGTGCGCCTCGACAGCCCTCTCAACGAGACCGGCGCGCTCGTCGCGATGCCCCACATGGACACTGACGGCGACCAGACCTACGACTTCGTGAGTAGCGAAGGCGGCGACGACGGCCCGTACACGGCTGACGGCGGCGCGGTCGTCGACAGCGGCGAGGTGACCGTCTCCGCGTCGGTCGCCTACGACACGCAGGAGTCCGACGGCAACACCGTCACCATCGACCGCGTCGACCTCTCCGAACCCGGCTTCGTCGCGATTCACGACCCGAGCGTCGGCGCCGGCGAGGTGTTCGACAGCGTGCTCGGGCACAGCGCGTACCTCGAAGCGGGCGTCCACACCGACGTGACCGTGACGCTCGACGAGGCAGCGAACGAGTCCCAGACGCTCGTCGCGATGCCGCACATGGACACTGACGGCGACGGCAACTACACGTTCGTCGAGAGCGAGGGCGGCGCCGACGGGCCGTTCACCGCGAACGGCGGCGCCGTCGTCGACGCCGGCAACACCATCGTCACCGCGAACGTCGTCGCGTCGAATCAGGACAGCGACGGCACGACGGTCACCGTCGACTCGGTGACGCTCGCGGACGGCGGCTTCGTCACGATTCACGACGCGAGCGTGACGGAGGGCGAAGTCTTCGAGAGCGTGCGCGGCACGAGCGACTACCTCGCGCCCGGCACGCACGAGAACGTCACCATCGAACTCGACAGCGCGCTGAGCGGCGACGCGACGGTCGTCCCGATGGCCCACATGGACACCGACGGCGACCAGACCTACGACTTCGTGAGCAGTGACGGCGCCGACGACGGCCCGTACACGGCCGCCGGCAGCCCGGTCGTCACCACCGCGATGCTCGACCTGCCCGCCACCGCGTCCGTGACCTTCGACGACCAGTCGTCGATGAGTGACCGCGTCACCGTGCAGGAAGCCACGCTCAGCGAGGGCGGCTTCGTCGTCATCCACGCCAGCGACGACGGCGCGCCCGGCGAAGTCCTCGGGCACACCGCCTACCTCGAAGCGGGCACGCACGAGGACCTCGACATCCAACTGATGAGCGAGATTTCCGGCGAGACCGAACTCATCGCGATGGCGCACGTCGACTCCGACGGCGACCGGACCTACGAGTTCCCGGACGCCGACGGTCCGTACACGATGGACGGGAGCGCCGTCGTCGACGCCGGCACCGTCTCGGTCGGCTCGATGGACACCACCGAGATGACGGAGACCACCGAGATGATGGACGAGACGACGGCTGACGACGACGAATCCGGCGGCGACACGCCCGGCTTCGGCGTCGCCGTCGCGCTCGTCGCAGTCCTCGGCGCGGCGCTGCTCGCGCTCCGCGAGTAA
- a CDS encoding phosphoribosyltransferase has product MFDDREAAGRELAALLAERGVAPDVVLAVPRGGLPVGRMVADRFDVPLDVVAAKKLGAPGNPELAIGAAASDGTVWVNDDLVARLGVDSDYLAAERERAAETAREKVDAYRADRPPLDLVGLTVAVVDDGVATGATTRACIESVRAMGAARVVLGVPVGPQDTLDELAGVADSVVCVETPGWFGAVGQAYRDFSQVSDADAMAYLDDGE; this is encoded by the coding sequence GTGTTCGACGACCGCGAAGCCGCCGGCCGCGAACTCGCCGCCCTGCTCGCCGAGCGCGGCGTCGCCCCAGACGTCGTGCTCGCCGTGCCCCGGGGCGGCCTGCCGGTCGGGCGGATGGTCGCCGACCGCTTCGACGTCCCGCTCGACGTGGTCGCGGCGAAGAAACTCGGCGCGCCCGGCAACCCCGAACTCGCCATCGGCGCCGCCGCCAGCGACGGCACCGTCTGGGTGAACGACGACCTCGTCGCGCGCCTCGGCGTCGACAGCGACTACCTCGCGGCCGAACGCGAGCGAGCCGCCGAAACCGCCCGCGAGAAGGTCGACGCGTACCGCGCCGACCGTCCGCCGCTCGACCTCGTCGGCCTGACGGTCGCCGTCGTGGACGACGGCGTGGCGACCGGCGCGACGACCCGGGCCTGCATCGAGTCGGTGCGCGCGATGGGCGCCGCCCGCGTCGTGCTCGGTGTACCCGTCGGTCCCCAGGACACGCTCGACGAACTCGCCGGCGTCGCCGACAGCGTGGTCTGCGTCGAGACGCCGGGGTGGTTCGGCGCCGTCGGGCAGGCCTACCGGGACTTCTCACAGGTCTCGGACGCCGACGCGATGGCGTACCTCGACGACGGCGAGTGA
- a CDS encoding DUF7836 family putative zinc-binding protein, producing the protein MAHEAYVQLTCPECQKHWESTPSDLPKHDQNFSCPNCHATRRTAEFMRTDRDLENLKNLQ; encoded by the coding sequence ATGGCTCACGAGGCGTACGTGCAACTCACCTGTCCGGAATGCCAGAAACACTGGGAGAGTACGCCCAGCGACCTCCCGAAACACGACCAGAACTTCTCCTGTCCGAACTGTCACGCGACCCGCCGCACGGCGGAGTTCATGCGGACGGACCGCGACCTCGAGAACCTCAAGAACCTCCAGTAA
- a CDS encoding translation initiation factor IF-2 subunit beta has translation MDYEEQLDRAMDQKPDIAGSESRFEVPEPNVRKEGNVTVYENFQSTLDRLGREQDHVLKFIQNELGTSAQIDESGRARLTGEFDGDRVEAVLDEYVETYVTCPECGLPDTNLVTEDDTERLHCEACGARSAV, from the coding sequence ATGGACTACGAAGAGCAACTCGACCGCGCGATGGACCAGAAGCCGGACATCGCGGGCAGCGAGAGCCGATTCGAGGTACCGGAGCCGAACGTCCGCAAGGAGGGGAACGTCACGGTGTACGAGAACTTCCAGTCGACGCTCGACCGCCTCGGGCGCGAACAGGACCACGTCCTGAAGTTCATCCAGAACGAACTCGGGACGAGCGCGCAGATCGACGAGAGCGGGCGCGCCCGCCTCACCGGCGAGTTCGACGGGGACCGCGTCGAGGCGGTGCTCGACGAGTACGTCGAAACGTACGTCACGTGTCCCGAGTGCGGGCTCCCGGACACGAACCTCGTCACCGAGGACGACACCGAACGCCTCCACTGCGAGGCGTGTGGCGCGCGGTCGGCGGTCTGA
- a CDS encoding UPF0058 family protein: MKKQELIHLHGLLAEVGNYYEQRENEDIPLDEYEELGVRPTSIHKSKTDHKAAVFALAGGITSTMHGEETEDAVPASAD; this comes from the coding sequence ATGAAGAAGCAGGAGCTCATCCATCTTCACGGCCTTCTCGCGGAGGTCGGGAACTACTACGAACAGCGAGAGAACGAGGACATCCCGCTCGACGAGTACGAGGAACTCGGCGTACGCCCGACATCCATCCACAAATCCAAGACCGACCACAAAGCAGCAGTGTTCGCACTGGCAGGCGGCATCACCTCTACGATGCACGGCGAAGAGACGGAAGACGCCGTCCCCGCCTCCGCCGACTAA
- a CDS encoding DUF555 domain-containing protein produces the protein MDCRVVVEAAVPVYDVQSADEAVRIAISKTGEMLNPDLNYVEIDMGERSCPHCGDDLQPAFVAADESLVALELEMTVFNVEREEHASRIARKEIGKRLENIPLEVLSVEVVEEESGGDEDGEAVGDGGFDDGASA, from the coding sequence ATGGATTGTCGGGTGGTCGTCGAGGCTGCAGTCCCCGTGTACGACGTGCAGTCCGCAGACGAGGCCGTTCGCATCGCCATCTCGAAGACCGGGGAGATGTTGAACCCGGACCTGAACTACGTCGAGATAGACATGGGCGAGCGGTCCTGCCCGCACTGCGGCGACGACCTCCAGCCGGCGTTCGTCGCGGCCGACGAGAGTCTGGTCGCGCTCGAACTGGAGATGACGGTGTTCAACGTCGAGCGCGAGGAACACGCCTCGCGCATCGCGCGAAAGGAGATCGGGAAGCGACTGGAGAACATCCCACTGGAGGTGCTGTCGGTCGAGGTCGTCGAGGAGGAGTCGGGAGGAGACGAGGACGGCGAGGCGGTCGGGGACGGCGGTTTCGACGACGGCGCGTCCGCGTGA
- a CDS encoding DNA-3-methyladenine glycosylase family protein, with protein MERGAIPVDDVPGAVDLQSTLESGQTYLWWRPDGATYETDGAYGGDAWYRTVVGDDVVEARQTEDAIEWRATTDAADLVRDLLGLRDDLREIRRAATEDDLAQAAWDAYDGLRIVRDPFFGCLISFICSAQMRVERIFAMQESLRAEYGDPIDFDGETVYGFPRPETLAEATEDDLRDLKLGYRAPYVQRTAEMVASGELTEEDVRGRAYELAREKLTGFVGVGDKVADCVLLFSLGYLEAVPLDTWMQTAIEDHYPDCDRGNYADTSRAFRERLGPYAGYTQTYLFHYLRSGGE; from the coding sequence ATGGAACGCGGCGCGATTCCCGTCGACGACGTGCCGGGCGCGGTCGACCTCCAGTCCACGCTGGAGAGCGGCCAGACGTACCTCTGGTGGCGGCCCGACGGCGCCACCTACGAGACCGACGGCGCGTACGGCGGCGACGCCTGGTACCGCACCGTCGTCGGCGACGACGTGGTCGAAGCCCGACAGACCGAGGACGCAATCGAGTGGCGTGCCACGACGGACGCCGCCGACCTCGTTCGCGACCTGCTCGGCCTCCGCGACGACCTCCGCGAGATTCGGCGCGCCGCCACCGAGGACGACCTCGCGCAGGCCGCGTGGGACGCCTACGACGGCCTCCGAATCGTCCGCGACCCCTTCTTCGGTTGCCTGATTTCGTTCATCTGCTCGGCCCAGATGCGCGTCGAACGCATCTTCGCGATGCAGGAGTCCCTGCGCGCCGAGTACGGCGACCCCATCGACTTCGACGGCGAGACGGTCTACGGCTTCCCGCGACCGGAGACGCTCGCCGAGGCCACCGAGGACGACCTCCGCGACCTGAAACTCGGCTACCGCGCGCCCTACGTCCAGCGCACCGCCGAGATGGTCGCGTCGGGCGAACTCACCGAGGAGGACGTCCGGGGTCGAGCGTACGAACTCGCGCGCGAGAAACTCACGGGGTTCGTCGGCGTCGGCGACAAAGTCGCGGACTGCGTGCTCCTGTTCTCGCTGGGCTACCTCGAAGCCGTCCCCCTCGACACGTGGATGCAGACCGCCATCGAGGACCACTACCCGGACTGCGACCGCGGGAACTACGCCGACACCTCGCGGGCGTTCCGCGAGCGACTGGGGCCGTACGCCGGCTATACACAAACCTACCTCTTCCACTACCTCCGGTCGGGCGGCGAGTAG
- a CDS encoding acylphosphatase codes for MADDTRAHVFVSGKVQGVYYRANTRDAAEEHGVEGWVRNLRDGRVEAVFEGAEDAVESMVEWCHEGSPAARVEGVDVEYGDPEGVEGFEVRR; via the coding sequence ATGGCCGACGACACGCGCGCTCACGTCTTCGTTTCCGGGAAGGTCCAGGGCGTCTATTACCGCGCGAACACCCGCGACGCCGCCGAAGAGCACGGCGTCGAGGGGTGGGTTCGGAATCTCCGGGACGGCCGCGTCGAGGCCGTCTTCGAGGGGGCCGAGGACGCCGTCGAGTCGATGGTGGAGTGGTGCCACGAGGGCAGTCCTGCGGCGCGCGTCGAGGGCGTCGACGTGGAGTACGGCGACCCGGAGGGCGTCGAGGGCTTCGAGGTTCGGCGGTGA
- a CDS encoding NAD(P)H-hydrate dehydratase yields the protein MITSDRMAAVDRNAEAVGVPRKQLMESSGNAVAREVREVADAGASVAIVAGRGNNGGDAFVAARFLDDYDATVHLLGRPESIATDISRENWDALEAGEYDARAVTDSQSLDLGDPDVIVDAVLGTGVSGAPREPEATAIEAVNDADAAVVAVDVPSGMDADTGETPGVAVDADRVVTFHDTKPALADRDDVTVADIGIPEAAELFVGPGDLLQLERDPHAHKGDFGRVLVVGGGPYTGAPALSAQAALRAGADLAYLAVPDEVADPIRGYSENLIVDSLVGTRLVPEHVPELLARAEDVDVVVLGPGLGDADGTLTAVREFLADYDGKAVVDADALQVVPGVETDADLVCTPHQGELADMGGPKADDWEERADAVESFAAELGHTLLVKGAYDVVSDGETTRANRTGNPGMTVGGTGDVLAGATGALFSTLDAVDAAGVGAYANGAAGDRVVDEQRYGLLATDLLDALPRALWGEESD from the coding sequence ATGATTACGAGCGACCGGATGGCCGCCGTCGACCGGAACGCCGAGGCGGTCGGCGTCCCCCGGAAGCAGTTGATGGAGTCCAGCGGGAACGCCGTCGCCCGCGAGGTGCGCGAGGTGGCGGACGCTGGCGCGAGCGTCGCAATCGTCGCCGGGCGCGGGAACAACGGCGGGGACGCGTTCGTCGCCGCGCGCTTCCTCGACGACTACGACGCGACCGTCCACCTGCTCGGGCGCCCCGAGTCCATCGCGACCGACATCAGCCGCGAGAACTGGGACGCGCTCGAAGCCGGCGAGTACGACGCGCGCGCTGTAACGGATTCACAGAGCCTCGACCTCGGCGACCCGGACGTCATCGTGGACGCCGTGCTCGGCACGGGCGTCTCGGGCGCGCCCCGGGAACCCGAGGCGACGGCAATCGAGGCCGTCAACGACGCGGACGCGGCGGTCGTCGCCGTCGACGTGCCCTCCGGGATGGACGCCGACACCGGCGAGACGCCGGGCGTCGCGGTGGACGCCGACCGCGTCGTGACGTTCCACGACACCAAGCCCGCGCTCGCCGACCGCGACGACGTGACCGTCGCGGACATCGGCATCCCCGAGGCCGCCGAACTGTTCGTCGGCCCCGGCGACCTGCTCCAGTTGGAGCGCGACCCGCACGCCCACAAGGGCGACTTCGGGCGCGTGCTCGTGGTCGGCGGCGGCCCCTACACCGGCGCCCCAGCGCTCTCTGCGCAGGCCGCGCTCCGGGCGGGCGCCGACCTCGCGTACCTCGCGGTGCCCGACGAGGTCGCCGACCCGATTCGCGGGTACAGCGAGAACCTCATCGTGGACTCGCTGGTCGGCACTAGACTCGTCCCCGAGCACGTCCCGGAACTGCTCGCGCGCGCCGAGGACGTTGACGTTGTCGTGCTCGGCCCGGGTCTCGGCGACGCCGACGGCACGCTCACCGCGGTCCGCGAGTTCCTCGCCGACTACGACGGGAAGGCGGTCGTGGACGCCGACGCCCTGCAGGTCGTCCCCGGCGTGGAGACGGACGCCGACCTCGTCTGCACGCCCCACCAGGGCGAACTCGCGGACATGGGCGGCCCGAAGGCCGACGATTGGGAGGAGCGCGCCGACGCCGTCGAATCGTTCGCCGCCGAACTCGGCCACACCTTGCTCGTGAAGGGCGCGTACGACGTGGTTTCGGACGGCGAGACGACGCGCGCGAACCGAACGGGGAACCCCGGAATGACGGTCGGCGGCACCGGCGACGTGCTCGCCGGCGCGACGGGCGCGCTGTTCTCGACGCTCGACGCGGTGGACGCGGCGGGCGTCGGCGCCTACGCGAACGGCGCGGCGGGCGACCGCGTGGTCGACGAACAGAGGTACGGCCTGCTCGCGACGGACCTGCTGGACGCGCTCCCGCGGGCGCTGTGGGGTGAGGAAAGTGACTGA
- the moaC gene encoding cyclic pyranopterin monophosphate synthase MoaC, with product MTDGESGAADDLTHTTDDGDVQMVDVGDKPDTARRAVARGEIHLAEPTVDAIRGDEIGKGDVLATARVGAVQAVKHTWETIPMCHQIPITNVATDFDVREDRVVLEVAVETTGKTGCEMEALEGVTTGLNVVWDMVKAAEKDDEGQYPGTRIEGVEVVAKEKRRLD from the coding sequence GTGACTGACGGCGAGTCGGGTGCGGCCGACGACCTCACGCACACGACCGACGACGGCGACGTGCAGATGGTGGACGTGGGCGACAAGCCCGACACGGCCCGCCGGGCGGTCGCACGGGGCGAGATTCACCTCGCCGAGCCGACCGTGGACGCGATTCGCGGCGACGAAATCGGGAAGGGCGACGTGCTCGCGACGGCGCGCGTCGGCGCGGTGCAGGCCGTCAAGCACACGTGGGAGACGATTCCGATGTGCCACCAGATTCCAATCACGAACGTCGCGACTGACTTCGACGTGCGCGAGGACCGCGTGGTGCTGGAGGTCGCCGTCGAGACGACCGGGAAGACCGGCTGCGAGATGGAGGCCTTAGAGGGCGTCACTACTGGGCTGAACGTCGTCTGGGACATGGTGAAGGCGGCGGAGAAAGACGACGAGGGGCAGTACCCGGGGACGCGAATCGAGGGCGTCGAGGTCGTGGCGAAGGAGAAGCGCCGACTGGACTGA
- a CDS encoding DUF4397 domain-containing protein: MQLELSRTLTAVLLAALVAGAVATTGALAASAAETAENPQNVAYLNVAHASPDAPAVDVYVDNETALEDFAFGDVSDYLELDAGAHTVAITVADDRSAVVFEGNLTLERGTATTVAAAGEVSENGTTAFAPRVFPNDALTPDNDYAAVRVAHLSPDAPTVDVTAEDGDVVLAENVSFGNASAYVTVPAGDYEVEIRADTPNADGPVVATVDVSLDDEEAYTAWAVGYASPDDAPADTPFEVILTEDASVTVELP; the protein is encoded by the coding sequence ATGCAACTCGAACTGTCACGGACACTAACGGCGGTGCTACTCGCCGCACTCGTCGCGGGAGCAGTCGCCACGACGGGAGCGCTCGCCGCGAGCGCCGCCGAAACCGCCGAAAACCCACAGAACGTAGCCTACCTCAACGTCGCGCACGCGTCGCCCGACGCACCGGCCGTCGACGTGTACGTCGACAACGAGACCGCACTCGAGGACTTCGCGTTCGGCGACGTCAGCGACTACCTCGAACTGGACGCCGGTGCGCACACCGTCGCCATCACCGTCGCCGACGACCGCAGCGCAGTCGTCTTCGAGGGGAACCTGACGCTCGAACGCGGCACCGCCACCACCGTCGCGGCCGCCGGCGAGGTGAGCGAGAACGGCACGACCGCGTTCGCGCCGCGTGTCTTCCCGAACGACGCGCTGACGCCAGACAACGACTACGCGGCCGTCCGCGTCGCCCACCTCTCGCCCGACGCCCCCACGGTCGACGTGACCGCCGAGGACGGCGACGTGGTGCTCGCCGAGAACGTCAGCTTCGGGAACGCCTCGGCGTACGTGACGGTGCCCGCCGGCGACTACGAGGTCGAGATCCGCGCGGACACCCCGAACGCCGACGGGCCCGTGGTCGCGACCGTGGACGTCTCGCTAGACGACGAAGAAGCCTACACCGCGTGGGCGGTCGGATACGCGTCGCCCGACGATGCGCCCGCAGACACGCCGTTCGAGGTCATCCTGACCGAGGACGCGTCCGTGACCGTCGAACTGCCGTAA